A single genomic interval of Geotrypetes seraphini chromosome 1, aGeoSer1.1, whole genome shotgun sequence harbors:
- the PRR16 gene encoding protein Largen isoform X2, with product MSAKSKGTSSPTEGQASKAKVVDQIDTLTSDLQLEDEMTDSSKTDTLNSSSSSTTASSLDKIKVRANAPLIKPPAHPPAILTVLRKPNPPPPPPRLTPVRCEDVVLSSNPVKTNGTLLRNGGLPGGPNKVPNGDAFCMPPNNLDKVASQSLMHRPEKDRCHQTTTRERVRFSEKVQYHGYCPDCDVRYDMKNKEIHLHSEPLHTPAKLPHHCPPLPLPPPLPPFPLENGGLGISSSHSFPPLRPHAVPPPTAPKPQKTILRKSTTTTV from the coding sequence GTGGTGGACCAGATTGACACACTGACATCAGACCTGCAGCTAGAGGATGAGATGACGGACAGCTCAAAAACAGATACACTGAACAGCAGTTCCAGTAGCACAACTGCTTCGAGCCTGGACAAGATCAAAGTGCGAGCTAATGCGCCACTCATCAAGCCTCCAGCTCATCCTCCTGCCATTCTCACGGTACTTAGAAAGCCCAACCCGCCGCCGCCCCCTCCGAGGCTTACTCCTGTAAGGTGTGAAGACGTAGTTCTTTCATCCAATCCTGTAAAAACGAATGGGACTTTGCTGCGGAATGGAGGTCTACCAGGGGGACCAAACAAAGTTCCAAACGGAGACGCATTTTGTATGCCCCCCAACAATTTAGACAAAGTTGCATCGCAGTCTCTGATGCATAGACCTGAAAAGGACAGGTGCCATCAGACTACAACACGAGAACGGGTCCGTTTTAGTGAAAAAGTGCAGTACCATGGCTATTGCCCCGACTGTGATGTTAGGTATGATATGAAGAACAAAGAAATTCACTTGCACAGCGAGCCTCTCCATACTCCAGCAAAGCTTCCTCACCACTGTCCACCTCTAccacttcctcctcctctccctcctttccctctagaGAACGGAGGGCTGGGAATAAGCTCAAGTCATAGTTTTCCTCCTCTCAGACCTCATGCTGTGCCTCCACCAACTGCACCTAAACCCCAGAAAACTATATTGAGGAAATCGACCACTACAACCGTGTGA